The following are encoded together in the Coleofasciculus sp. FACHB-T130 genome:
- a CDS encoding 2TM domain-containing protein, producing the protein MPVSETQITRSYNQEEIQQILQIAIARQTDDTEFTREQLLEIASELEISPECLQVAEQQWQAKQGEIQKRQDFNLYRRTKLQKQAGKYTVINSFLMLLNLVNAGQLSWSLYIALFWGLALGLNALNTFQSGGEDYEKAFQKWYRQYQLKQSLTTVWDKVLKAWQT; encoded by the coding sequence ATGCCCGTCTCCGAAACTCAAATCACCCGCTCTTACAATCAAGAAGAGATTCAGCAAATTCTCCAGATTGCGATCGCGCGTCAAACTGACGACACAGAATTTACCCGCGAACAGCTACTGGAAATCGCCTCTGAATTAGAAATCTCTCCAGAGTGTCTTCAGGTGGCAGAACAGCAGTGGCAAGCCAAACAGGGAGAAATCCAAAAGCGGCAGGATTTTAATCTCTACCGACGCACCAAATTACAAAAACAAGCTGGCAAATATACAGTGATCAATTCGTTTTTGATGCTGCTGAATTTAGTAAATGCCGGTCAGCTTTCTTGGTCTTTATATATCGCCTTATTCTGGGGATTAGCTCTAGGGCTTAATGCTTTGAATACCTTTCAATCGGGAGGCGAAGATTACGAAAAAGCCTTTCAGAAATGGTATCGTCAGTACCAATTGAAACAATCACTGACCACTGTTTGGGATAAGGTTCTCAAAGCTTGGCAGACTTAA
- a CDS encoding DoxX family protein yields the protein MEKYIPLIARAFLAAIFLKSGFDKITGFSGTQQFMAKNGIPLALTGLLLVAAIILELAGGLSVVLGYKARWGAIALIIFMIPATLIFHTDFDDRMQVIAFMKNLAIIGGLLMVYYIGSGPISLDEQMASKRSD from the coding sequence ATGGAAAAATACATTCCCCTCATAGCACGAGCTTTCTTAGCCGCCATTTTTTTGAAATCCGGCTTTGATAAGATTACGGGCTTTAGTGGCACACAACAGTTTATGGCTAAAAACGGCATCCCGTTAGCGCTAACGGGACTGTTGCTAGTTGCGGCAATTATTCTTGAATTGGCTGGCGGATTATCAGTAGTGCTAGGTTACAAAGCGCGTTGGGGAGCGATCGCGCTAATTATCTTTATGATTCCAGCTACGCTAATTTTTCACACCGATTTTGACGACCGAATGCAGGTGATTGCGTTCATGAAAAACTTAGCAATTATCGGGGGATTGCTCATGGTCTACTATATTGGCTCTGGGCCAATTAGTTTGGACGAGCAGATGGCATCTAAGCGTTCTGATTAA
- a CDS encoding NupC/NupG family nucleoside CNT transporter: MERLISALGLAVFVGLSYAFSVNRRAVRWRPVFWGLGLEFIFALLILKTPGGLAVFKFLGDVVSRFLEFSDVGAKFVFGDNFVEHFFAFKVLPTIIFFSSFITVLYHYGIVQRVVNGMAWVMMKTMGTSGAESLSCAGNVFLGPTESPLLVKPYVATMTQSELHAVMTAGFGTIAGGVLGAYLSFGIPPAHLIAAFFMTAPTSLVASKLLYPETEVPKTVGKAGIEVESTFVNAIDAAAGGAIDGTKLAVNVAAMIIAFLGLLAFVNALLGWLGGLLGVPLLSLEWMLSFVMAPVAWLLGVPWADCAQVGVLLGKKTILNDFIAYLDLKTLIEQKAISERAVIISTYALCNFANIGSIGITIGGIGGMAPNRQKDLARMGVRAMIGGLFAGFMTAAIAGILL, encoded by the coding sequence ATGGAGCGGTTGATTTCAGCACTGGGGTTGGCTGTTTTTGTGGGATTATCTTATGCCTTCTCAGTGAACCGGCGTGCTGTGCGTTGGCGTCCGGTATTTTGGGGGCTTGGGTTAGAGTTTATTTTTGCACTGCTGATTCTGAAAACTCCCGGCGGTTTAGCTGTATTTAAGTTTCTCGGCGATGTCGTTAGCCGCTTTTTAGAATTCTCTGATGTGGGTGCCAAATTTGTCTTTGGAGATAACTTTGTCGAACACTTTTTTGCTTTTAAAGTGCTGCCGACGATTATCTTTTTTTCTTCCTTCATCACGGTGCTATACCACTACGGCATTGTGCAGCGAGTGGTGAATGGGATGGCGTGGGTCATGATGAAGACGATGGGAACATCAGGGGCTGAGTCTTTATCGTGTGCGGGGAACGTCTTTTTAGGGCCAACTGAGTCACCGTTACTGGTGAAGCCTTATGTGGCGACGATGACGCAATCAGAACTTCATGCAGTAATGACCGCGGGCTTTGGGACAATTGCGGGTGGCGTATTAGGGGCATATCTCTCCTTTGGGATTCCACCGGCACATCTGATTGCCGCTTTCTTCATGACTGCCCCGACTTCGCTGGTTGCCTCAAAATTGCTTTATCCAGAAACGGAAGTCCCCAAGACGGTTGGCAAGGCAGGGATAGAGGTGGAGAGTACCTTTGTGAATGCGATTGACGCAGCAGCTGGGGGAGCAATTGACGGGACAAAACTGGCAGTGAATGTCGCGGCGATGATTATTGCCTTTTTGGGGTTACTGGCTTTCGTCAATGCGCTCCTGGGATGGTTGGGGGGGCTTCTTGGCGTGCCTTTGCTGTCGTTGGAGTGGATGTTGTCTTTTGTAATGGCTCCCGTTGCGTGGCTGCTCGGAGTGCCTTGGGCTGACTGCGCTCAGGTGGGGGTGTTGTTAGGAAAAAAGACAATTTTGAATGATTTTATCGCCTATCTGGATCTGAAGACGCTGATTGAGCAGAAGGCGATATCCGAACGGGCGGTAATTATCTCAACCTACGCTTTGTGCAACTTTGCCAATATTGGCTCGATTGGAATCACAATTGGTGGAATTGGCGGGATGGCACCGAATCGTCAGAAAGATTTAGCGAGAATGGGTGTCAGGGCGATGATTGGCGGTTTGTTCGCGGGTTTTATGACCGCTGCGATCGCGGGAATATTATTGTGA
- a CDS encoding N-acetylmuramoyl-L-alanine amidase has protein sequence MVRIFLSAGHGAGDPGAQSGGTTEDREMRLTRDAAVKEMRSRGLEVSSVPDSLSLKETITWINAYSRRGDVALEIHADSVGNTNIRGASVFYTDGNEQREGDAQLLLQSLLKAVPSLPSRGVKSDIATGVGSLGFCRQVDIPSVLMELGFITNPSDRSLFQTKRPDFARGLADGLEAWSRKEAQRQGLTPPPPPSYPVISVKINAQLYQNQGILVNGNACIPVVFLKSLGIDPSKVADFRTTTHRNLEYIKAVDLQPFKVSVKWDNPTRTVVLTTY, from the coding sequence ATGGTACGAATTTTTCTTTCCGCTGGACATGGTGCTGGCGATCCGGGCGCACAATCTGGAGGCACTACAGAAGACAGAGAAATGCGGCTTACCCGCGATGCTGCGGTTAAGGAAATGCGATCGCGCGGTTTAGAGGTTTCCTCGGTTCCCGATTCCCTGAGTTTGAAGGAAACGATTACTTGGATCAACGCCTACTCCCGCCGTGGCGACGTCGCTTTAGAAATTCACGCCGATTCCGTCGGCAACACTAATATCCGGGGTGCCAGCGTCTTCTATACTGACGGCAACGAGCAACGCGAAGGCGATGCCCAGTTACTGCTGCAATCCTTACTGAAGGCAGTTCCCAGTTTGCCATCTCGTGGGGTTAAATCGGATATCGCCACAGGTGTCGGGAGTTTGGGTTTCTGCCGTCAAGTGGATATTCCCTCTGTGCTGATGGAGTTGGGGTTTATTACCAATCCAAGCGATCGCTCTTTATTTCAAACGAAGCGTCCAGACTTCGCCCGTGGATTGGCGGACGGTCTAGAAGCATGGAGTCGGAAGGAAGCTCAGAGGCAGGGCTTAACGCCTCCCCCTCCTCCTAGCTACCCCGTTATTAGTGTCAAAATCAACGCCCAGCTATATCAAAATCAAGGAATTTTGGTGAATGGGAATGCTTGTATTCCGGTTGTTTTCCTAAAGTCTTTAGGAATCGATCCGAGTAAAGTCGCAGACTTCCGCACCACTACTCACCGGAATCTCGAATATATCAAAGCGGTAGATTTGCAGCCATTTAAAGTATCCGTTAAATGGGACAATCCAACCCGCACAGTCGTTTTAACAACCTATTAA
- a CDS encoding molybdenum cofactor guanylyltransferase, protein MNPSSAVSLTAIVLAGGKSSRMGRDKALISVKGVPLIRRVCEVAQACASKVYVVTLWIERYQDIVPSTCKLIREVGTGEPHSFSNDEKPQGPLIGFAQGLAPVQTEWVLLLACDLPNLKEEVLQNWVQHLPEVPEDCIAFLPRHPKGWEPLCGFYRRRCLPSLTEFINKGGRSFQQWLSQHPVQELPLTERSLLFNCNTPADLEQVIGNKRFEL, encoded by the coding sequence ATGAACCCATCCTCGGCTGTATCGCTGACAGCAATTGTTTTGGCAGGTGGAAAAAGTTCTCGTATGGGGCGGGATAAAGCCCTAATTTCTGTTAAGGGCGTTCCCCTGATTCGGCGGGTTTGTGAAGTTGCCCAAGCGTGTGCTTCAAAAGTGTATGTGGTAACGCTGTGGATCGAACGATATCAAGATATTGTACCCAGCACCTGTAAATTAATTCGAGAAGTCGGGACAGGAGAACCACACTCTTTTTCTAACGATGAGAAACCCCAGGGGCCACTGATTGGCTTTGCTCAAGGACTCGCGCCAGTGCAAACAGAATGGGTGCTGTTACTTGCCTGCGATTTACCCAATTTGAAAGAGGAAGTTTTGCAGAATTGGGTACAGCATTTACCAGAGGTACCAGAAGATTGTATTGCCTTCCTCCCCCGACATCCCAAAGGCTGGGAACCGTTATGCGGTTTTTATCGCCGTCGCTGTTTGCCTAGCTTGACTGAATTCATTAATAAAGGGGGCAGATCCTTTCAGCAATGGTTGTCTCAACATCCCGTACAAGAACTGCCCCTAACTGAGCGATCGCTCTTATTTAATTGCAACACACCGGCTGACTTGGAACAGGTAATTGGTAATAAGCGGTTTGAGTTGTAA
- the moeB gene encoding molybdopterin-synthase adenylyltransferase MoeB, which translates to MLNPNLDEIQLSKEEYERYSRHLILPKVGLEGQKRLKAASVLCVGTGGLGSPLLLYLAAAGIGRIGIVDFDVVDSSNLQRQVIHGTSWVGKPKIESAKNRILEINPDCQVDLYETRLSSENALQILEPYDVVVDGTDNFPTRYLVNDACVLLNKPNVYASILFFEGQATVFNYEGGPNYRDLYPEPPPPGLVPSCAEGGVLGVLCGVIGTIQATEAIKIILGQGNTLSGRLLLYDALQMKFRELKLRPNPERPVIDKLIDYEEFCGIPQAKAEEAKQQMEMSEMTVRELKELLDSGANDFVLLDVRNPNEYEIAKIPGSVLVPLPDIENGAGVAQVKELLNGHRLIAHCKMGGRSAKALGILKQAGIEGTNVKGGITAWSREIDPSVPEY; encoded by the coding sequence ATGCTCAATCCCAATCTGGATGAAATCCAGCTTTCCAAAGAAGAATACGAACGCTACTCTCGCCACCTAATCCTGCCCAAAGTTGGACTGGAAGGACAAAAACGCCTCAAAGCCGCCAGTGTCCTGTGTGTTGGTACAGGTGGACTGGGTTCGCCCCTGCTGCTGTATCTCGCAGCTGCTGGTATCGGACGCATCGGCATTGTCGATTTTGATGTCGTTGATAGTTCCAACTTACAACGGCAAGTCATTCACGGCACCTCTTGGGTAGGGAAACCCAAAATTGAATCGGCAAAAAACCGGATTTTAGAAATTAATCCTGATTGCCAAGTTGATTTGTACGAAACCCGCCTGAGTTCAGAGAACGCCCTGCAAATCCTTGAACCCTACGATGTTGTCGTAGATGGCACCGATAACTTCCCCACACGTTATCTTGTTAATGATGCTTGTGTGCTGTTAAACAAGCCCAACGTCTACGCCTCTATCCTCTTTTTTGAAGGTCAAGCAACGGTATTTAACTACGAAGGGGGTCCCAATTACCGCGACCTCTATCCGGAACCGCCACCACCCGGATTAGTTCCTTCTTGTGCTGAAGGAGGCGTTCTCGGCGTTCTGTGCGGCGTGATTGGCACCATCCAGGCAACTGAAGCGATCAAAATCATCTTAGGTCAGGGGAATACCCTGAGTGGGCGGTTGTTGCTGTATGACGCCTTGCAAATGAAGTTCCGGGAACTGAAACTGCGTCCGAACCCGGAAAGACCAGTCATTGACAAATTAATTGATTACGAAGAATTCTGCGGTATTCCACAAGCAAAAGCGGAAGAGGCAAAACAGCAGATGGAAATGTCAGAAATGACGGTTCGGGAATTGAAGGAATTGCTCGATAGCGGTGCAAATGATTTTGTCCTGCTTGATGTTCGCAATCCTAACGAGTACGAAATTGCTAAAATTCCGGGTTCCGTTTTGGTTCCGTTACCAGATATTGAAAATGGTGCGGGTGTCGCCCAAGTGAAGGAATTGCTCAACGGTCATCGCTTGATTGCCCACTGTAAAATGGGTGGACGTTCGGCGAAGGCGCTGGGTATTTTGAAACAAGCTGGAATAGAAGGCACCAACGTCAAAGGCGGAATTACCGCTTGGAGTCGAGAAATTGACCCTTCGGTGCCTGAATACTAA
- a CDS encoding Mov34/MPN/PAD-1 family protein — MLAVLKLHPQHLQAIRTHAESTYPEECCGLLLGKLAEDGKTVVEVMPTENRWNAEAVEVFQEIEGSAKLGSDKRDRYAIAPEDMLKVQKLGRDRQLDIIGIYHSHPDHSAIPSEFDRACAWSVYSYIIVSVQQGKAGDLRNWSLDDAHQFQPEEMIIVETT, encoded by the coding sequence ATCTTGGCAGTATTAAAACTCCACCCTCAGCATTTGCAAGCCATCCGCACCCATGCCGAAAGCACCTATCCCGAAGAGTGCTGCGGTTTGCTGCTGGGTAAACTGGCGGAAGATGGCAAAACCGTAGTGGAAGTCATGCCAACCGAGAATCGCTGGAATGCAGAAGCAGTAGAAGTATTTCAAGAAATTGAAGGTTCCGCCAAACTGGGTTCAGATAAGCGAGACAGATACGCGATCGCTCCCGAAGATATGCTAAAAGTACAAAAGCTGGGACGCGATCGCCAACTTGATATCATTGGGATTTACCACTCCCATCCCGACCATTCAGCAATTCCTTCGGAATTCGATCGGGCATGTGCGTGGTCAGTGTACTCGTATATTATTGTCTCTGTTCAACAAGGTAAAGCTGGCGATCTCCGCAACTGGAGTCTCGACGACGCCCACCAGTTCCAGCCTGAAGAAATGATAATTGTTGAAACAACCTAG